Proteins from a genomic interval of Trifolium pratense cultivar HEN17-A07 linkage group LG6, ARS_RC_1.1, whole genome shotgun sequence:
- the LOC123890985 gene encoding uncharacterized protein LOC123890985: MSLVSEEMKSKSEVYHGDQICQAKSKELLREIVLPNGLLPLKDIIEVGYNRETGFVWLKQKKAITHKFEKIGKLVSYATEVTAQVEKGKIKKLNGVKTKELLIWITLSDIYVDDPPTGKITFKTPAGLSRTFPVSAFEVEEDKSSVVVKETNNKVNETVAAAAAGGVKEV, from the coding sequence ATGTCGTTGGTATCAGAAGAAATGAAATCGAAATCAGAGGTTTACCATGGTGACCAAATCTGTCAAGCGAAATCAAAAGAACTTCTGAGAGAAATTGTTCTTCCAAATGGTCTTTTACCATTGAAAGACATCATTGAAGTTGGTTACAACAGAGAAACAGGTTTTGTTTGGTTGAAACAGAAAAAAGCAATAACAcacaagtttgagaaaattgGTAAACTTGTTTCATATGCTACTGAAGTTACTGCACAAGTTGAAAAAGGTAAGATTAAGAAACTTAATGGTGTTAAAACAAAAGAGCTTTTGATTTGGATCACACTTAGTgatatttatgttgatgatccACCAACTGGTAAAATCACTTTTAAAACACCTGCTGGACTTTCTAGAACTTTTCCTGTTTCTGCTTTTGAGGTTGAAGAAGACAAATCAAGTGTTGTTGTTAAGGAAACTAACAACAAAGTTAATGAAactgttgctgctgctgctgctggtGGTGTCAAAGAGGTCTAA